GCTGGATCTGGTGACGCGCGAGGAATTCGACGTACAGCGCGAGGTGCTCGCCCGCGCGCGCGAACAACTGGTCCGCCTGGAGGCCCGCATCGCTGAACTGGAGGCGGCCCTCGCCGCGAAGTCGGGCACCAACGAAAAGTGAACCAGATTCACTTTTTACACGAGAAACTTTCGCTGGAAGAGGTGAGTCCGAGTCTCTAGCATGCAATGAACGCTGAACCGCATCGAACGAATGCGGAACACGACCCATCCAGCACAGAGACCGGACCATGACTGACGCCGCCCGCTACACCCGCACCGCGATTGCCCTGCACTGGGTGATCGCACTGCTGATCTTCATCGCCTTCCCGGTCGGCCTCTACATGGTCGACCTGCCGCTGTCCCCGCAAAAACTCAAGATCATCAGCTGGCACAAATGGGCGGGCATCACCGTGCTTGCGCTGACTCTGGTGCGCATCCTGTGGCGCAGCACGCATCGCCCGCCGGCGCTGCCGGACTCGATGAGCCGAATCGAGAAACTCGCCGCGCACGGCGCGCATCACCTGCTCTACCTGCTGATGATCGCGGTTCCCATGGCCGGTTGGCTGATGAGTTCTGCCAAGGGCTTCCCGGTGGTGTGGTTCGGCGTGCTGCCCTTGCCCGACCTGATCGGCAAGAACGAGCAACTCGCCGAGTTCTTCGAGGGCGCACACGAGTTGCTCGCGTGGCTGATGGCCGCCATCGTCATTGCCCACGCTGCGGCGGCCATCAAGCATCACCTTGTGGCACGCGACGGCATCCTCGCCCGCATGCTGCCCTTCCTGAAGTAACCGGAGCCCCTGACATGAAAAGACTGATCCCGGCCCTCGCGGCCGCAGCCCTCGCCTTGCCTGTCGCCGCCGTCGAGTACGGCACGCCGGACACCGCGAAGAGCGCGCTCAGCTTCACCACCAAGCAGATGGGCGTGCCGGTCGACGGCAAGTTCAACCGCTTCAAGGTCACGCTGAACTTTGACCCGGCCGCGGTTCAGAAAGCCAGCGCAGGCTTTGAGCTGGAGCTCGCGAGCATCGATGCAGGCAGCAAGGAAGCCAACGACGAAGTCGTGGGCAAGGACTGGTTCAACGTCAAGCAGTTCCCGACCGCCGTGTTCAAGTCGACCGCGGTCAAGGCGCTGGGCGGCAACAAGTTCGAAGTGAGCGGCCCGCTGACCATCAAGGGGCGCACGCAAACCGTGACCGCGCCTTTTACCTACAAGGCCGAGGGCAGCAACGGCGTGTTTGATGGCGCCTTCACGATCAAGCGGCTGCAGTTCGGTGTCGGCGAGGG
This region of Niveibacterium umoris genomic DNA includes:
- a CDS encoding accessory factor UbiK family protein; translated protein: MEPPKFVDEIQKKMAELLENSPAKDIERNAKAAFASMLGKLDLVTREEFDVQREVLARAREQLVRLEARIAELEAALAAKSGTNEK
- a CDS encoding cytochrome b, with translation MTDAARYTRTAIALHWVIALLIFIAFPVGLYMVDLPLSPQKLKIISWHKWAGITVLALTLVRILWRSTHRPPALPDSMSRIEKLAAHGAHHLLYLLMIAVPMAGWLMSSAKGFPVVWFGVLPLPDLIGKNEQLAEFFEGAHELLAWLMAAIVIAHAAAAIKHHLVARDGILARMLPFLK
- a CDS encoding YceI family protein, with product MKRLIPALAAAALALPVAAVEYGTPDTAKSALSFTTKQMGVPVDGKFNRFKVTLNFDPAAVQKASAGFELELASIDAGSKEANDEVVGKDWFNVKQFPTAVFKSTAVKALGGNKFEVSGPLTIKGRTQTVTAPFTYKAEGSNGVFDGAFTIKRLQFGVGEGPWGDTSTVADEVLIKFHLIAAARK